In Colwellia sp. M166, a genomic segment contains:
- a CDS encoding sigma-54 dependent transcriptional regulator produces the protein MTTSKIMVVEDDAGLREALVDTLLLAGYECLAVDSGEEALISLKSHSVDLVVSDVQMGGMSGLSLLKSIRNNYPKLPVLIMTAYGTIDDAVQAMQDGACNYMAKPFAPEVLLNMVNQYVPLQVNDGTDPVVADVQSIELLNLAKKVANTEASVMVLGPSGSGKEVLAQYIHNYSPRSQAPFVAINCAAIPENMLEATLFGYEKGAFTGAIQACPGKFEQAQGGTILLDEITEMDLGLQAKILRVLQEREVERLGGRKTISLDVRVIATSNRDLKDAVQEGIFREDLYYRLNVFPLTWLPLNERRGDILPLAKHLISRICQKDGNIIPEFTAAARSKLLAYDWPGNVRELDNVIQRALILQSDRCIDANDLLIDDFQPAKVHSEALEPSKDDKLGSELKLQEHQIILDTLHACRGSRKDVAERLGISPRTLRYKIARMRDSGIQIPL, from the coding sequence ATGACCACCAGTAAAATCATGGTAGTAGAAGATGATGCCGGACTAAGAGAGGCACTTGTTGATACTTTGTTATTGGCAGGCTATGAATGTTTAGCTGTTGATTCAGGTGAAGAGGCATTAATTTCGCTAAAATCACATAGTGTTGATTTGGTGGTAAGTGATGTTCAAATGGGTGGTATGTCAGGACTTTCTTTATTAAAAAGTATTCGTAACAACTATCCCAAATTACCGGTATTGATCATGACAGCTTACGGTACTATTGATGATGCAGTACAAGCTATGCAAGACGGTGCCTGTAATTATATGGCGAAGCCGTTTGCACCAGAAGTTTTGCTCAACATGGTGAATCAATATGTGCCATTACAAGTTAATGACGGTACTGATCCTGTGGTTGCTGATGTGCAAAGTATTGAATTGCTGAATTTAGCAAAAAAAGTTGCTAATACTGAGGCTTCCGTCATGGTATTAGGACCAAGCGGTTCAGGTAAGGAAGTACTTGCACAATATATTCATAATTACTCGCCGCGAAGCCAAGCGCCATTTGTTGCCATTAACTGTGCTGCTATTCCTGAAAATATGTTGGAAGCAACGTTATTTGGTTATGAAAAAGGTGCCTTTACAGGTGCTATACAAGCCTGTCCAGGCAAGTTTGAACAAGCGCAGGGCGGTACTATTTTATTAGATGAAATTACTGAAATGGACTTGGGCTTACAAGCAAAAATATTGCGAGTATTACAAGAGCGAGAAGTCGAACGTTTAGGTGGTCGTAAAACCATTAGCTTAGATGTTCGGGTCATCGCCACGAGTAACCGAGACCTAAAAGATGCTGTGCAGGAGGGTATTTTTAGAGAAGATTTATACTATCGATTAAATGTCTTTCCATTGACTTGGTTACCGCTAAATGAACGTCGAGGTGATATCTTACCTTTGGCTAAGCATCTAATTTCACGAATTTGTCAAAAAGATGGTAATATTATTCCTGAATTTACTGCCGCAGCGCGCAGTAAATTACTGGCTTATGATTGGCCTGGCAATGTTCGAGAATTAGATAATGTAATACAGCGAGCACTGATCTTACAAAGCGATCGTTGTATTGATGCTAATGATTTGTTGATTGATGACTTTCAGCCAGCTAAAGTGCACAGTGAAGCACTAGAGCCAAGTAAAGATGATAAGCTAGGCAGTGAGCTGAAATTACAAGAGCATCAAATTATATTAGATACCTTACATGCGTGTCGAGGCAGTCGAAAAGATGTTGCTGAGCGTTTAGGTATCAGCCCACGCACATTGCGCTATAAAATTGCTCGTATGAGAGATAGCGGCATACAAATCCCATTGTAA